A stretch of Cupriavidus necator DNA encodes these proteins:
- a CDS encoding branched-chain amino acid ABC transporter permease has protein sequence MDIFGIPLPAMLSQLLLGLVNGAFYAMLSLGLAVIFGLLNVINFAHGALFMLGAVLAWMGMEYAGLNYWIMLLLSPLVVAALGVVIEKTMLRWIYKLDHIYGLLLTLGITLVIEGIFRSIYGVSGLPYSTPDALQGATDLGFMILPNYRAWVVVASLVVCFATWYVIEKTKLGAYLRAGTENPKMVEAFGVNVPLMVTLTYGFGVALAAFAGVLAAPVIQISPLMGQNLIIIVFAVVVIGGMGSIMGSILTGLGLGVVEGLTKVFYPEASSTVVFFIMVIVLLLRPAGLFGKEK, from the coding sequence ATGGACATCTTCGGAATCCCCTTGCCGGCCATGCTTTCCCAGCTATTGCTGGGGCTGGTCAACGGCGCCTTCTATGCGATGCTGAGCCTGGGCCTGGCGGTTATCTTCGGCCTGCTCAACGTCATCAATTTCGCGCACGGCGCGCTCTTCATGCTGGGCGCCGTGCTGGCCTGGATGGGCATGGAGTACGCCGGGCTGAACTACTGGATCATGCTGCTGCTGTCGCCGCTGGTCGTCGCCGCACTGGGCGTGGTGATCGAGAAGACCATGCTGCGCTGGATCTACAAGCTCGACCATATCTACGGCCTGCTGCTGACGCTGGGCATCACGCTGGTGATCGAGGGCATCTTCCGCTCGATCTACGGCGTCTCCGGGCTGCCGTACTCGACGCCGGATGCGCTGCAGGGCGCGACCGACCTGGGCTTCATGATCCTGCCCAACTACCGCGCGTGGGTCGTGGTGGCGTCGCTGGTGGTGTGCTTTGCCACCTGGTACGTGATCGAGAAGACAAAGCTGGGCGCCTACCTGCGCGCCGGCACCGAGAACCCCAAGATGGTCGAGGCCTTCGGCGTCAACGTGCCGCTGATGGTGACCCTGACCTACGGCTTCGGCGTGGCGCTGGCCGCGTTTGCCGGGGTGCTGGCCGCGCCGGTGATCCAGATCTCGCCGCTGATGGGCCAGAACCTGATCATCATCGTGTTCGCGGTGGTGGTGATCGGCGGCATGGGCTCGATCATGGGCTCGATCCTGACCGGCCTGGGGCTGGGCGTGGTCGAGGGGCTGACCAAGGTGTTTTATCCGGAAGCGTCGTCGACCGTGGTGTTCTTCATCATGGTGATCGTGCTGCTGCTGCGCCCGGCCGGGCTGTTCGGGAAGGAGAAGTGA
- a CDS encoding ABC transporter ATP-binding protein translates to MNQQETILETRNLTKEFKGFTAVSDVNLQVRRGSIHALIGPNGAGKTTCFNLLTKFLEPTTGTILFNGIDITREKPAQIARRGVIRSFQISAVFPHLTVMENVRIGLQRQLGTAYQFWRSERSLDVLNDRAMELLEQVGLTEFAQTLTVNLPYGRKRALEIATTLAMEPELMLLDEPTQGMGHEDVDRVTQLIRKVSAGRTILMVEHNMSVVSSIADKITVLQRGAILAEGPYAEVSRDPRVMEAYMGTVDAELQGAH, encoded by the coding sequence ATGAACCAGCAGGAAACCATCCTGGAAACGCGGAACCTCACCAAGGAGTTCAAGGGGTTCACGGCGGTGAGCGACGTCAACCTGCAGGTGCGCCGCGGGTCGATCCATGCGTTGATCGGGCCCAACGGCGCGGGCAAGACGACTTGCTTCAACCTGCTCACCAAGTTCCTGGAGCCGACCACCGGCACCATCCTTTTCAACGGCATCGACATCACCCGTGAAAAGCCCGCGCAGATCGCGCGGCGCGGCGTGATCCGTTCGTTCCAGATCTCGGCGGTATTCCCGCACCTGACGGTGATGGAGAACGTGCGCATCGGGCTGCAGCGCCAGCTTGGCACGGCGTACCAGTTCTGGCGCAGCGAGCGCTCGCTGGACGTGCTTAATGACCGCGCCATGGAGCTGCTAGAGCAGGTCGGCCTGACCGAGTTCGCGCAGACGCTGACGGTGAACCTGCCGTACGGCCGCAAGCGCGCGCTGGAGATCGCCACCACGCTGGCGATGGAGCCCGAGCTGATGCTGCTCGACGAGCCCACGCAGGGCATGGGCCACGAAGACGTGGACCGCGTCACGCAGCTGATCAGGAAGGTCTCGGCGGGCCGCACCATCCTGATGGTGGAACACAACATGAGCGTGGTCTCGTCGATCGCTGACAAGATCACCGTGCTGCAGCGTGGCGCGATCCTGGCCGAAGGCCCGTATGCCGAAGTGTCCAGGGACCCGCGCGTGATGGAGGCCTACATGGGCACCGTCGACGCGGAACTGCAGGGCGCGCACTGA
- a CDS encoding ABC transporter substrate-binding protein, which produces MKKTRLAAAMAAIAMGAVSFSAVAQVSGDTVKIGYITDMSGLYADIDGPGGLEAIKMAVEDRGGKVLGKPIEIVSADHQNKADIAASKAREWMDQQGLDLLLGGTNSGTALAMNKVASEKKRVYINIGAGTARLTNEECSPYTVHYAYDTVALAKGTGSAVVKQGGKSWFFLTADYAFGHSLESDTAAVVKASGGTVAGQVRHPLSASDFSSFLLQAQSSKAQILGLANAGGDTINAIKAAKEFGITKSMKIAGLLMFINDVHSLGLKNTEGLLMTDSWYWDMNDDTRKFANRFFGKMKKMPSSLQAADYSAASTYLKAVEAAKTDDPDKVMAELKKMKINDFYTKGYIRQDGRGIHDMYLMQVKTAAESKKPWDYLKVVATIPGDQAFTTVAESKCAMLKK; this is translated from the coding sequence ATGAAAAAGACTCGGCTCGCGGCCGCGATGGCGGCCATTGCCATGGGTGCGGTTTCCTTCAGCGCCGTTGCCCAGGTGTCCGGTGACACCGTGAAGATCGGCTACATCACCGACATGTCGGGCCTGTACGCCGACATCGACGGCCCCGGCGGCCTGGAAGCCATCAAGATGGCGGTCGAGGACCGCGGCGGCAAGGTGCTGGGCAAGCCCATCGAGATTGTCTCTGCCGACCACCAGAACAAGGCCGACATCGCCGCCTCGAAGGCGCGCGAATGGATGGACCAGCAGGGCCTGGACCTGCTGCTGGGCGGTACCAACTCGGGCACCGCGCTGGCGATGAACAAGGTGGCTTCGGAGAAGAAGCGCGTCTACATCAACATCGGCGCCGGCACCGCGCGCCTGACCAACGAAGAGTGCTCGCCGTACACGGTGCACTACGCCTATGACACGGTGGCGCTGGCCAAGGGCACCGGCAGCGCGGTGGTCAAGCAGGGCGGCAAGTCGTGGTTCTTCCTGACCGCCGACTACGCCTTCGGCCATTCGCTGGAAAGCGATACCGCGGCGGTGGTCAAGGCCAGCGGTGGCACGGTGGCGGGCCAGGTGCGCCATCCGCTGTCGGCATCGGACTTCTCGTCGTTCCTGCTGCAGGCGCAGTCGTCCAAGGCGCAGATCCTGGGCCTGGCCAACGCCGGCGGCGACACCATCAATGCGATCAAGGCGGCCAAGGAATTCGGCATCACCAAGTCGATGAAGATCGCCGGCCTGCTGATGTTCATCAACGATGTGCACAGCCTCGGGTTGAAGAACACCGAAGGCCTGCTGATGACCGACAGCTGGTACTGGGACATGAACGACGACACCCGCAAGTTCGCCAACCGCTTCTTCGGCAAGATGAAGAAGATGCCGAGCAGCCTGCAGGCCGCGGACTACTCGGCGGCCAGCACCTACCTGAAGGCGGTGGAAGCGGCCAAGACCGACGATCCGGACAAGGTCATGGCCGAGTTGAAGAAGATGAAGATCAACGACTTCTATACCAAGGGCTATATCCGCCAGGACGGCCGTGGCATCCACGACATGTACCTGATGCAGGTGAAGACCGCGGCAGAGTCGAAGAAGCCGTGGGACTACCTGAAGGTGGTCGCGACCATTCCGGGTGACCAGGCCTTCACCACGGTGGCCGAGTCGAAGTGCGCAATGCTGAAGAAGTAA
- a CDS encoding ABC transporter ATP-binding protein: MTSLNTPALEIKDLHAWYGESHILHGVDLTVNRGEVVTLLGRNGAGRTTTLRAIMGLTGARKGSIKVNGHETISLPTHKIAHYGIGYCPEERAIFSSLSCEENLMLPPVLKGADTSKGMSETDIYEMFPNLKERRQSQGTRLSGGEQQMLAVGRILRTGANLLLLDEISEGLAPVIVQALARMILMLKQKGYTVVMVEQNFRFAAPLADRFYVMEHGSIVERFAANELEAKMPVLHELLGV; the protein is encoded by the coding sequence ATGACTTCATTGAACACACCCGCGCTCGAGATCAAGGACCTGCACGCCTGGTACGGCGAATCGCACATCCTTCACGGCGTGGATTTGACCGTGAACCGCGGCGAAGTGGTCACGCTGCTGGGCCGCAACGGCGCTGGCCGCACCACCACGCTGCGCGCGATCATGGGACTGACCGGCGCGCGCAAGGGCTCGATCAAGGTCAATGGCCACGAGACCATCAGCCTGCCCACGCACAAGATCGCGCACTACGGCATTGGCTATTGCCCCGAAGAGCGGGCGATCTTCTCCAGCCTCTCATGCGAAGAGAACCTGATGCTGCCGCCGGTGCTGAAGGGCGCCGACACCAGCAAGGGCATGAGCGAAACCGATATCTACGAGATGTTCCCGAACCTGAAGGAGCGCCGCCAGAGCCAGGGCACGCGTCTTTCCGGCGGCGAGCAGCAGATGCTGGCGGTCGGGCGCATCCTGCGCACCGGCGCCAACCTGCTGCTGCTCGATGAAATCTCGGAAGGGTTGGCACCGGTGATCGTGCAGGCGCTTGCGCGCATGATCCTGATGCTCAAGCAGAAGGGGTACACGGTGGTGATGGTGGAGCAGAACTTCCGCTTTGCCGCGCCGCTGGCTGACCGCTTCTACGTGATGGAGCACGGCAGCATCGTCGAGCGCTTCGCGGCCAATGAGCTGGAGGCCAAGATGCCGGTGCTGCACGAACTGCTCGGGGTCTGA
- a CDS encoding sulfite exporter TauE/SafE family protein produces MTEFAFLAVAAFLAGLIDAVAGGGGLVQIPAMFSAYPNVAPATLLGTNKMGSIAGTANAALRYGRSVRIYWGATAPAVVAALVFSMAGAWALTKIPAEPLRKALPFVLVVLLVYTVAKKDLGTEHAPTLSGARERIAALLAGAVIGFYDGVFGPGTGSFLMIAFVRVFGYDFLHAAASAKVVNLATNLAALLLLASKGHIWWQLGLVMAVANIAGSQVGSKLALRHGSAFVRKVFIVVVSALILKTAWDAFLR; encoded by the coding sequence ATGACGGAATTCGCATTCCTGGCGGTTGCCGCCTTTCTCGCCGGCCTGATCGACGCGGTCGCCGGCGGCGGCGGCCTGGTACAGATCCCGGCGATGTTCTCGGCCTATCCCAATGTCGCGCCGGCCACGCTGCTGGGTACCAACAAGATGGGCTCGATCGCGGGCACCGCCAACGCGGCGCTGCGCTACGGCCGCAGCGTGCGTATCTACTGGGGAGCGACCGCGCCCGCGGTGGTGGCGGCCCTTGTCTTCTCGATGGCCGGTGCCTGGGCGCTGACCAAGATTCCGGCCGAACCGCTGCGCAAGGCGCTGCCGTTCGTGCTGGTGGTGTTGCTGGTCTACACCGTGGCCAAGAAGGACCTGGGTACGGAACACGCGCCGACGCTGTCGGGCGCGCGCGAGCGCATCGCGGCGCTGCTGGCCGGCGCCGTCATCGGTTTCTATGACGGCGTGTTCGGTCCGGGCACCGGCAGCTTCCTGATGATCGCGTTCGTGCGGGTGTTCGGCTATGACTTCCTGCACGCGGCGGCCTCGGCCAAGGTGGTCAACCTTGCCACCAACCTGGCGGCGCTGCTGTTGCTGGCCAGCAAGGGCCATATCTGGTGGCAGCTGGGCCTGGTGATGGCGGTGGCCAACATCGCCGGCAGCCAGGTGGGCAGCAAGCTGGCCCTGCGCCACGGCAGCGCCTTCGTGCGCAAGGTGTTTATCGTGGTGGTGAGCGCGCTGATCCTGAAGACCGCCTGGGACGCGTTCCTGCGCTGA
- a CDS encoding branched-chain amino acid ABC transporter permease, translating to MDLSIAAILAQDGITSGAIYALLALALVLVFSVTRVIFIPQGEFVAYGALTLAAMQAGHAPQTSWLLLAMGALTFIYETVTVLRSAELRRTLGQRLAVLAGKYLVFPLAVHWLAQQYGAQPLPMLAQIALTLLIIIPLGPMLYRLAYQPLAEASTLVLLIVSVGVHFALVGLGLVMFGAEGSRTNAFSDARFDVGALSISGQSLWIVGVSALLIGALYFYFERTLQGKALRATAVNRLGARLVGIGTTQAGRLSFTLAAAMGALCGILIAPLTTVYYESGFLVGLKGFVGAIVGGLVSYPVAALGALLVGLLESYSSFWASAFKEVIVFTLIIPVLLWRSLTSKHVEEEE from the coding sequence ATGGACTTATCAATCGCTGCCATCCTGGCCCAGGACGGCATCACCTCGGGCGCGATCTACGCGCTGCTGGCACTGGCCCTGGTGCTGGTGTTCTCGGTGACCCGGGTCATCTTCATCCCGCAAGGGGAGTTTGTTGCCTACGGCGCGCTGACGCTGGCGGCGATGCAGGCCGGTCACGCGCCGCAGACCAGCTGGCTGCTGCTGGCGATGGGGGCGCTGACCTTCATCTATGAAACCGTCACGGTGCTGCGCAGCGCCGAGTTGCGCCGCACGCTGGGCCAGCGGCTGGCGGTGCTGGCAGGCAAATACCTGGTGTTCCCGCTCGCGGTGCACTGGCTGGCGCAGCAGTATGGCGCGCAGCCGCTGCCGATGCTGGCGCAGATCGCGCTGACGCTGCTGATCATCATCCCGCTGGGGCCGATGCTGTACCGGCTGGCCTACCAGCCGCTGGCCGAGGCCAGCACGCTGGTGCTGCTGATCGTCTCGGTCGGCGTGCACTTTGCGCTGGTGGGGCTGGGCCTGGTGATGTTCGGGGCGGAGGGTTCGCGCACCAATGCGTTCTCGGATGCGCGCTTCGACGTGGGGGCGCTCAGCATCTCGGGCCAGAGCCTGTGGATCGTGGGCGTGTCGGCGCTGCTGATCGGCGCGCTGTACTTCTATTTCGAGCGCACGCTGCAGGGCAAGGCGCTGCGCGCGACCGCGGTAAACCGGCTGGGCGCGCGCCTGGTCGGTATCGGCACCACGCAGGCGGGGCGGCTGTCGTTCACGCTGGCCGCGGCGATGGGCGCGCTGTGCGGCATCCTGATCGCGCCGCTGACCACCGTGTACTACGAGTCGGGCTTCCTGGTGGGCCTGAAGGGCTTTGTCGGCGCCATTGTCGGCGGGCTGGTGAGCTACCCCGTGGCGGCGCTCGGTGCGCTGCTGGTGGGCCTGCTTGAATCCTATTCGTCCTTCTGGGCCAGCGCGTTCAAGGAGGTCATCGTCTTCACACTGATCATTCCGGTGCTGCTGTGGCGCTCGCTGACGAGCAAGCATGTCGAGGAGGAGGAATAA
- a CDS encoding ABC transporter substrate-binding protein, translating to MDFKRASLLAIAAASLVAGAAQAQVKVGVTVSATGPAASLGIPEKNTFTLMPKEIAGKKIEYIVLDDASDTTTAVKNTRKLISEDKVDVVVGSTVTPNSLAMVDVVAENDTPMITMAASARIIEPMDAKRAWVFKTPQNDSHMATAIAEHMTNNNVKTVAFIGFADAYGDSWAQEFAKVAELRKIKVVANERFARTDTSVTGQVLKMMSANADAVLIAGSGTPAALPAKTLKERGFKGKIYQTHGVANADFLRVCGKDCEGTFLPAGPLLVAEQLPDSNPVKKPAMSYKTSYEKAFGGQVSTFGGHAWDAGLILQHAIPEALKKGQPGTKEFRKALRDAMEQTKNLPVSHGIMNMSATDHLGFDQRARVMVQIVDGKWKLLTK from the coding sequence ATGGATTTCAAGCGCGCCAGCCTGCTGGCAATCGCTGCGGCGAGCCTGGTTGCCGGTGCAGCCCAGGCACAGGTCAAGGTCGGGGTGACGGTGTCGGCCACGGGTCCGGCGGCATCGCTGGGTATTCCGGAGAAGAACACCTTCACGCTGATGCCCAAGGAAATCGCGGGCAAGAAGATCGAGTACATCGTGCTGGACGATGCCTCCGACACCACCACCGCGGTCAAGAACACCCGCAAGCTGATCAGCGAAGACAAGGTTGACGTGGTGGTGGGTTCCACCGTGACGCCGAACTCGCTGGCGATGGTGGACGTGGTGGCCGAGAACGATACGCCGATGATCACCATGGCCGCCTCGGCCCGCATCATCGAGCCGATGGATGCCAAGCGCGCCTGGGTCTTCAAGACGCCGCAGAATGACTCGCACATGGCGACCGCCATTGCCGAGCATATGACCAACAACAACGTGAAGACGGTGGCCTTCATCGGCTTCGCGGACGCCTATGGCGACAGCTGGGCGCAGGAGTTCGCCAAGGTGGCGGAGCTGCGCAAGATCAAGGTGGTCGCCAACGAGCGCTTTGCCCGTACCGATACCTCGGTCACCGGCCAGGTGCTGAAGATGATGAGCGCCAATGCCGACGCCGTGCTGATCGCAGGCTCGGGTACGCCCGCGGCGCTGCCGGCCAAGACGCTCAAGGAGCGTGGTTTCAAGGGCAAGATTTACCAGACCCACGGTGTGGCCAATGCCGACTTCCTGCGCGTGTGCGGCAAGGATTGCGAAGGCACGTTCCTGCCGGCCGGGCCGCTGCTGGTGGCTGAGCAATTGCCGGACAGCAATCCGGTGAAGAAGCCGGCCATGTCCTACAAGACTTCTTACGAGAAGGCCTTCGGTGGCCAGGTCTCGACCTTCGGCGGTCATGCCTGGGATGCGGGGCTGATCCTGCAGCATGCCATCCCTGAGGCGCTGAAGAAGGGCCAGCCGGGTACCAAGGAATTCCGCAAGGCATTGCGGGATGCGATGGAGCAGACCAAGAATCTGCCGGTTTCGCATGGGATCATGAACATGAGTGCTACCGACCACCTTGGCTTTGATCAGAGGGCGCGGGTGATGGTGCAGATTGTTGATGGGAAGTGGAAGTTGTTGACTAAGTGA
- a CDS encoding branched-chain amino acid ABC transporter permease produces MSAPSTSSTPSTVAANAGNAGKGQGVQKKLLYGLLLLALVAAPLAGAYPVFVLKVLCFALFACAFNLLIGYTGLLSFGHAAFFGGAGYAAGHAMKVWGVTPEIGLILGTGAGALIGYVVGSLAIRRQGIYFSMITLALAQMLFFICLQAPFTGGEDGLQGIPRGKLFGVLPLSDDLTLYYVALAIIVAAFALIVRTVHSPFGQILKAIKENEPRAISLGYDVDRFKLTAFVLSAALSGLAGSIKALVLGFETLTDVHWSMSGSVILMTLVGGLGTLSGPIVGAFVVVALENKLGDIGNFLASVTGISWFGTLGESVTMVTGVIFVICVLTFRRGIMGELLARFGGHSGKRE; encoded by the coding sequence ATGAGCGCACCCTCCACATCATCGACGCCATCCACGGTGGCGGCCAACGCGGGCAACGCAGGAAAGGGACAAGGCGTGCAGAAGAAACTGTTGTACGGATTGCTGCTGCTGGCACTGGTGGCCGCGCCGCTGGCAGGTGCGTATCCGGTGTTCGTGCTCAAGGTGCTGTGCTTCGCGTTGTTTGCGTGCGCCTTCAACCTGCTGATCGGTTATACCGGGCTGCTGTCGTTCGGCCATGCGGCCTTCTTCGGCGGCGCTGGCTACGCGGCCGGCCATGCCATGAAGGTCTGGGGCGTGACCCCGGAAATCGGCCTGATCCTGGGCACCGGTGCGGGCGCGCTGATCGGCTACGTGGTGGGCTCGCTGGCCATCCGCCGGCAGGGCATCTACTTCTCGATGATCACGCTGGCGCTGGCGCAGATGCTGTTCTTTATCTGCCTGCAGGCGCCGTTCACCGGTGGCGAGGACGGCCTGCAGGGCATCCCGCGCGGCAAGCTGTTCGGTGTGCTGCCGCTGTCGGACGACCTGACGCTGTACTACGTCGCGCTGGCGATCATCGTGGCCGCCTTTGCGCTGATCGTGCGCACGGTGCATTCGCCGTTCGGCCAGATTCTGAAGGCGATCAAGGAGAACGAGCCGCGCGCGATCTCGCTGGGCTATGACGTCGACCGCTTCAAGCTGACCGCCTTCGTGCTGTCGGCGGCGCTGTCGGGGCTGGCCGGCTCGATCAAGGCGCTGGTGCTGGGCTTCGAGACGCTGACCGACGTGCACTGGTCGATGTCCGGCTCGGTCATCCTGATGACCCTGGTCGGCGGCCTGGGCACATTGTCGGGTCCGATTGTCGGTGCCTTCGTGGTGGTCGCGCTGGAGAACAAGCTGGGCGACATCGGCAACTTCCTGGCGTCGGTCACCGGCATCTCCTGGTTCGGCACGCTGGGCGAGTCGGTGACGATGGTGACCGGCGTGATCTTCGTGATCTGCGTGCTGACTTTCCGCCGTGGCATCATGGGCGAGCTGCTGGCGCGCTTCGGGGGCCACTCGGGCAAGCGGGAGTAA